From the Drechmeria coniospora strain ARSEF 6962 chromosome 02, whole genome shotgun sequence genome, the window AGTATCATCGGTGAGGTGGCCATGGACTTTCGTAATTGCGCGCCCAGCCACGTTCCTCTTGCTCTCCGCCACCCGCCGCGCCACACCTGTACCTGGCAACGGCAGTCAAGGGTTGCACCGGCTTTGCTGCTTGCTGCTTGGCTTGGCTAGCTGCCATCGGAGGACATCATCGTTCAACAAATCTAGCTGCACTTCTCGCCATCGTAACCCAATCCCCTGCATCGATTCCCCCAATCCCTTGCGTTTCCGCCGTCGATTGGTCGTTGCCACCTCGTCTTCGCCACCTCGTCTTGTCGCTTCTTCCATCCATCTCAAATCCTCCTCCCTCAACTTCCTCCCCTCGGTCGAAACCCAAGCGAACCGACAACGGCCCCCTCGCTTCCGGTGTTCGGCCATCCGACAGACAGGCAGACAGACGCGGCGAACGACGTCTTCAAAGGTCATACGGCAAAGGGAACATGGGTGAGCTCGTCAACGGCCACCGCGATGCCTCGGAGGAGCTGTGGAGGCATCCCAgtccggcgtcgacgcccatgTGGGCGTTCCTCCAGCACGTCAACAGGAACCGAGCCGTCCACCTCTCTGGCTATCCGGCCCTCTACTCCTGGTCCGTGAACAACGTCTCCGCCTTCTGGGAGGAGGTCTGGGATTTCGTCGGCATCGTGGCCTCCCGAAAGGCCGACAAGGTAAAACTCACGGTCACGCCGCACGCCTCGACGTCCGAGTCCCGGCCCGACTTGTCGGCGGGCGTCCGGTTCGAGCGAGCTGCGAGGCTTCCCATCCGTGCATCCGCGCGCCATCTGCTGACGGGTCCTCCCACGGCGTGAACAGGCACtccccgccgacgcccccATGTACCCGCGGCCCGacttcttctcctcggcgcGCCTCAACTTTGCCGAGAACCTGCTCttcccgccgacggcgacggccatcgacccgtcgtcgcccgccgtcATCACCGCCACCGAGCTCCAGGGCGACCTGCGCTTCACCTCGTGGGCGGCCCTTCGCGAAGCCGTCCGCCGGTGCGCCAACGGGCtccgcgccctcggcgtGCGTCCccgcgacgtcgtcgccggctaCGTCTCCAACcacgtcgaggccctcgtcgccatgctcggcgccgcgtccgtcggcgccgtctggACCGGCATCAGCCCCGACAACGGCGTctccgccgtcctcgaccgcctgAGCCAGATCGCGCCTCGGGTGCTCTTCGCCGACAACGGCACCGTCTACAACGGAAAGGAGTGGTCCGGCACGGCCAAGAccaacgacgtcgtcgccgagctgaaAAAGTCGGGCCTcgagaccgtcgtcgtcgtcggcaacgtcAAGGGAGAGCTCggcacggccgagctcgaatgccacggcgtcaaggccgtcggctacgacgccttcctcgccgccgcgtcggccgaccCCCTCGTCTTCGAGCAGCTCCCTCCGTCCCACCCGCTCTACGTCCTCTACTCCAGCGGCACGACGGGCCTGCCCAAGGCCATCGTCCACACGGCCCTCGGCACGCTCATCCAGCACAAGAAGGAGCACATGCTCCACTGCTcgctctcggcctcgtctcgcATGCTCTACTACACCACCACCTCGTGGATGATGTGGCATTGGagcgtcggcgccctcgccgtcggcgccaccCTCGTCCTCTACTCGGGCTCCCCCTTCCGGCCGCACGGCCAGCTCTCCCTCCCCAGGGTGCTCTCGGACCTCCGGGTGACGCACTTtggcacctcggccgcgtacctgacggcgctcgaggcgAGCAACACCCGTCCCGTCCTGGAGGCGGACGTGGACCTGTCCCGGCTCGAAGCCATCtactcgacggcctcgccccTGCCCCCCTCGACCTTCAAGTTCGTCTACGAGGCCTTTCCCAAGACGGTCAACCTCGCCTCCATCACGGGCGGCACCGACATCATCTCGCTCTTCGGCGCGCCCTGCCCGCTGCTCCCCGTCCGCACCGGCGAGATCCAatgcgccggcctcggcatggacattcgcgtcgtcgactcgagcacgggcgaggaggttccggcgggcgaggcgggcgaccTGGTTTGCGTGAAGCCCTTCCCGTGCCAGCCGCTGACCTTtttcggcgccgacggcgagggcaagtACCGGGCCGCCTACTTCGACCGCTTCCACGACGTCTGCGGCGTGCGGGGCCCCGTCTGGCATCACGGAGACTTTATCAAGAttcccgacgccgccacggGAAGCCTCGTCATGCTCGGCCGATCCGACGGCGTCCTGAAGCCGGCCGGCGTGCGGTTCGGTTCGGCCGAGATCTACAACACCTTGACGCGATTCTTCGCCTCGGAAGTGGAGGATGCCGTgtgcgtcggccgccgcaggGAGAAGGACACGGACGAGTCCGTCtgcctcttcgtcgtcatggcgCCGGGGAAGGTCTTTGGCGAGGAGCTCGGGGCGCGCATCAAGGCCAAGATTCGCAACGAGCTGAGCCCCAGGCACGTGCcttgcgtcgtcgaggagtgCGCCGGCGGCATTCCCAAGACGGGCAACGGCAAAAAGTACGCCTCGCCCTCCACGCCGCACCCGGTCCCCCGCTCCACGCCCGTCGCGCCGCTAACGAGAGCTCCAGGATCGAAGTTGCCGTCAAGCAAATCATCTCGGGCTTGACCGTCAAGACCAACGCCAGCGTCGCCAATCCGGAAGCGCTCGAATGGTTCGAGAGATGGGCACAGAAAAACTGACAGGGAGCCAGGCGAGCTCGAACGAAAGGCGTGAGGTGAGAAAGGACGGGGCGGCAGGAAGGGTTAGAAACCATGTGCCCCGAGCGAGAGGAAGACGCATTCTCCACAGGGGTGCCGCCACGCacaaggcgacggcgggtctcgacctcctcgatgGGGAGGGAGTCTTGACATGGCCAGCAATGGTGGCCAGCGAAGCGTACCATGGCAAGAGATGGTGTTGCCAAAGCATCGCCTTTATCCACGGCATGGTTGTTGCCATCGGTTGCCTGTCGTGACTGTCTACCATGATTGCGTGGCGGACGGGAACGGATCTACGCTTCTTCCGTAGCCGTCGGTCCACCTGCATGGAAGCGGACGGAATAGAGTTGATCGACTTGAACCTGTTGATCGACTTGAGCCTGCCGCGCACTTTTGCAACCTGACAACCGACTCTCGTCCCGCTCGGTCGGGACGTGAAGAGGTGAAGGGATTGGCAACGGTGAGCGGAGCATGGAATGCCGACGACACCCACGCACCACAACCCTTTGTACCCATCGAGTTTTGAGCTCCCCCAGCGGGTTCCCAGGTGCGGTATTTCCTCGGTACGATCGTGCCGGCGCGCtcttggggggggggggggggggtgccTGGTCTGGCGTTTTTCGAGACTGCCGGGAACCGCCAGCAGAACGACAGGAATCCCAACCCCTTTGCGGTcccggcgacgggcgacggtTTGGATATGTGGCGTGGATCGGCCGGAATTCCTTGCAACGACGACACGGAGAGGAGTTAATATAATATTCACTGGGGATTTCGATTCCATTCCCGCAAGATGCCGCACAAGGCCATCCATTCCATTGAGCAAAGTAGCAGGTGCGGAAGCGGAGGATCGTTGCGTTTCGAGTCACGACTGGATAAACAAtaaggggggggggttgggcACGGAGTGCGAGGAATTAATCAAAGAGGCGGGGGCATCTGAGAGCGCAAGCACGAGCAGATCGATAATTCCCTGTGGCTTTGGGGCACGGAAGGTTCGAGCGTACGGTAGAAATTCCACCCGTTGCGATGAGATGCCGTGAGATGCCACCAAAAAGCAAGGCAACGCTCGGCCCACCGAACCCACCAGGACCCCGGCAAGCGCCGGGAGTGGCTTTCACGGCTGGCCCTGGGACACCTCGCAGTAacaagcacagcacatgtactcgcgtaccatgcaggtacttgcagcacaactacttacacccactgtacatgcactatCGAGTATACCTGCAGGCCCTGTACTCGCATATAGAGTACAGCGCAGGTGCAGGAatatgtacctgtacacgcCGACGGCCCCTCGCGTAGCGTGAGTTGCATGAATTGGAtataatacaagtacaccttgGGACGTGATAATACTGAatattgtactccgtatcacAGAGCACACAGAGCACACGCCAGGTGCTTGCATGTGCCTGCACATTGGCGTACGGGGACAACCGCTATTAGCACCTGCGCAGACAATGGCAGGGCTCCTATCGAtgcactcaagtacttgcatgcacaacaagcaagtacacgtactctGTGCCTGTGCCAACTAATGCGGCGTACCTCGATGCCAGCTGCAGCGGTGCAAGCACCTACTGTAGAACAACGACAACCACGCCTACGCCTAcgtagtacctaggtacctgtatacagtacacctgcaccaCTCCTCCTGAGCAACCCTCTGCACGAATGCCGAtgcctacctagtatttTCCGATGCAGGCTGCAGATGCATGGTTAGTAGCGTCTTTTACCTCCTTTCGCTCGCACGAGTGTCTGGACTCCTGTGGCTGCCATCCAGCTTGCCGTTGCCGAACCGCATCGTAGGGTTGGCATCGCATATGTCGATGGAGCCCGAGGATTGCCCGCCCCGGTGCTCCGTATACGCATGAACCATGGAGGCCTTGTCTTGATACGGGCGAACCATGATTGGAGCGCAGAGCCTCCGACCTGGCAGGCTACAAGTGCTGTCGGTATCGGAGATTTGTGTGCTGGCACTGGCGACAAGGCTGCCTCCCGACACGACACAGCATAACGGCAGCCGTTGGCGAGTGATGCGCGTGCGTTGTACCTTTCTAGATCTAGGCACCACGGAGCTAGGCACCACGGGGCATTTGCATCTGCTTGTTGGTGTACAAGCACCACCATACAAAGGGACTTGCGGGAGCCAGCCCACCATGCAAGCAGAGCATCGCCATGGTCTGTACTGGCTTGGattggtattattacctagtaccggTAAGTACCAACCTCGGAGTGTTCTTGGAAGCCGACCAGTGGTGAGGGTGAGTGCTTCCTTGGCGGCTAGCACTGGAAACGATGGAAACGACCCAAGTGCTagtaatacagagtacgagcactgtacggagtacctcaTGGGCACCTCGTGCACAGgcaaagtactaggtacctacagtgctgTCCCCGTACTAATAGAACGGAGTATTCGTGCTAGCATTGGCACCGATCCTAGGAGCCAGCGAGAGGTCCCTGTCGCAACTAACCACCCATCCCGCTCGGTTCGCAGTGCGGAAGCCAAAAAGCAATCATGAATCCAGATGACGAGTGACAAAGCCTTTCATCAGCGTGTGCCTTGAGGAGCAAGCTATTTTTGCATTGCCTCCTCATTttctcgacggcgcgccTCCCTGTCCTCAGCGTTGGGCAAGTAaaagcaactactaggtactgagGTAGTGGAAAGGGGAGACAGACACCTACGACGGGCTGAGGGCTCCTTGCCATGGTAGAGTGCCCCGGCGGACGGCAATTGTGGctaccttggtacctactagtatattagtacctacctagtacctagtatttaCATAGTACCTGCCTACCTAGCGCTTGCAGCAGTGAcgacgtacttgcatctCGTCTGGCAGGCAGCGGCCTGTAGCTTGTGAGAGCCAtcctctcgccgcctgctAGGTACCAATGTTAACTTGCAAGCAGTAAGTAGTACCTGTTGGATGGagcagttgtacttggttgtagatgtactccgtactgtacggaataccATGGTTGGTTATACGTTGTCCCTGCAGGTTGGTACCTTATACAGTAGTACCTAGTGTGTACGTAGTAAGTAAGCATGTACGGCCTGCAGCATGTACCCCTAGCTGccattacttgtacaattgCCTACTGCACTTGGCAGGTGTTGCGCGCAGTGCTTGCGgatactaggtactccgtacagtaccgaGTATTAAGTACTAGGAAGGCATGTAcaaagtaggtacctacctcgTATCGAGATGGCAAGCACGCAACATCCACCGCCAGTGCCCCTGCACGTGCACTGAATACAGGCACAGCACCATGCACCACGGGCCTGCCCCTCCTGCCTACAgcgcatgtacacctacatcagtacctgtacctacCTCCTGGGCAGGCATGTACGAGACCGTGCAGCAGGTGTTGGTACTTGCCTGTACACCAACAACAGTGTGCATGTCCGTACGGTGCTGGTACCAAATCACTAGGCGCCACCAAATCATCCACTCCCCGCCCCGCCCCTTTCTAGTACATTCATTAGTGGGTTTACACGTTCGAGATGCCGCAACTGCAATTTCGGTGCCGACAATCTTGCTGCCGCTTCCAAACGAAAGGACGCGACGCCTGCTCTgcggtgccgtcgtgctgGCACCTGCTTACGCGTGCACCCACGGCATCCCGTGTGTCGGAAGCGCTCTCGTCTGCCTGCAGCCGTTCCCGGGGAGGGCTTCTGGACCTGGCCGCCAACGAGTCCCGGCTCGCGCGAGGTGCCACGActgggccgccgccacgCGAAGTCGCCTGTGGGCAGAGGGAACCACCGCCCACACCTccatccccctccccccccccgcccgcgccc encodes:
- a CDS encoding hypothetical protein (related to acetoacetyl-CoA synthetase), whose translation is MGELVNGHRDASEELWRHPSPASTPMWAFLQHVNRNRAVHLSGYPALYSWSVNNVSAFWEEVWDFVGIVASRKADKALPADAPMYPRPDFFSSARLNFAENLLFPPTATAIDPSSPAVITATELQGDLRFTSWAALREAVRRCANGLRALGVRPRDVVAGYVSNHVEALVAMLGAASVGAVWTGISPDNGVSAVLDRLSQIAPRVLFADNGTVYNGKEWSGTAKTNDVVAELKKSGLETVVVVGNVKGELGTAELECHGVKAVGYDAFLAAASADPLVFEQLPPSHPLYVLYSSGTTGLPKAIVHTALGTLIQHKKEHMLHCSLSASSRMLYYTTTSWMMWHWSVGALAVGATLVLYSGSPFRPHGQLSLPRVLSDLRVTHFGTSAAYLTALEASNTRPVLEADVDLSRLEAIYSTASPLPPSTFKFVYEAFPKTVNLASITGGTDIISLFGAPCPLLPVRTGEIQCAGLGMDIRVVDSSTGEEVPAGEAGDLVCVKPFPCQPLTFFGADGEGKYRAAYFDRFHDVCGVRGPVWHHGDFIKIPDAATGSLVMLGRSDGVLKPAGVRFGSAEIYNTLTRFFASEVEDAVCVGRRREKDTDESVCLFVVMAPGKVFGEELGARIKAKIRNELSPRHVPCVVEECAGGIPKTGNGKKIEVAVKQIISGLTVKTNASVANPEALEWFERWAQKN